A genomic window from Chitinophagaceae bacterium includes:
- a CDS encoding multicopper oxidase domain-containing protein: protein MNKALLFLFLMLILGNGKVYGQKTIRYDLYVNDTIVNYSGKKAHGIAINGQIPAPTLEFTEGDTAEIFVHNAMNTTTSIHWHGIILPNNQDGVPFLTSAPIAAHSVYRYSFPIVQNGTYWYHSHTALQEQSGLYGAFIIHKKEKAIIPEFTVLLSDWTNEKPQEVLRSLKSANDWYAIKKHATQNWGEATLNGHFGTKAKQEWLRMLAMDVSDVYYNRFLVNGKTEQQLTSFKAGDKVRLRIINGSASTYFWIQFAGSKLNVVASDGMEVVPVDVDRMIIAVAETYDVIVTIPENMSYQLKATAEDRTSFTALWIGDGMRMTAPVLPALKYFDGMEMMNGMMNFDGSMDDMGMKMSAQSMDMNVVMYPEITGDEKGEEKNKVVEEMQEMQHSHHTMTAASVKEIVTLSYTMLRASGKTTLPDAPFTELHFELTGNMNRYQWSINNKTISETDKILIRKGENVRIIMYNNSMMRHPMHLHGQFFRVKNGQGEYAPLKNVLDVMPMETDTIEFAAPYEGDWFFHCHILYHMMSGMGRVFSVGSDSPNIQIDTIRHANRKFERDDNMIHFHAAVAAHTQGVFAEAMLMNKDFVLDGMGMVNYNGDYETEITLGRYFGRMQYFKTYIGTDIRKLNDGHLDEDNADNRTVATLGIQYLLPFFLQTDLRIDHTGKVRFQISRHDLALTSRLRFDGMWNTDMEYELGLRYILTKRWSASANYDSHFGAGVGVTFTY from the coding sequence ATGAATAAAGCACTCCTGTTTCTTTTCCTGATGCTCATTCTTGGAAACGGAAAAGTTTATGGACAGAAAACGATCCGGTACGATCTATATGTGAACGACACCATTGTAAACTATTCCGGAAAAAAAGCACATGGCATTGCCATCAACGGACAAATTCCTGCACCCACACTTGAATTTACAGAAGGTGACACCGCGGAAATTTTTGTCCATAACGCGATGAATACAACAACATCCATTCACTGGCATGGAATCATTTTACCCAACAACCAGGATGGTGTTCCCTTTCTTACCTCAGCTCCGATTGCCGCACATTCGGTGTATCGTTATTCATTTCCGATTGTGCAAAACGGAACATATTGGTATCATTCGCATACAGCATTGCAGGAACAGTCAGGATTATATGGTGCGTTCATCATTCATAAAAAAGAAAAGGCAATAATTCCTGAGTTCACCGTATTGTTGAGCGACTGGACCAATGAAAAACCACAAGAAGTATTACGCTCGCTGAAAAGCGCCAATGACTGGTATGCAATAAAAAAACATGCAACACAAAATTGGGGTGAAGCAACTCTCAATGGTCATTTCGGAACCAAGGCGAAACAGGAATGGCTGCGCATGCTTGCGATGGATGTTTCCGATGTGTACTACAATCGTTTCCTGGTGAATGGTAAAACAGAACAACAGTTAACATCATTTAAAGCAGGAGACAAAGTGCGGCTTCGTATCATCAATGGATCAGCATCTACTTACTTCTGGATTCAATTTGCAGGAAGCAAACTAAACGTGGTTGCCTCAGATGGAATGGAAGTAGTACCTGTTGATGTTGACAGGATGATTATCGCCGTAGCTGAAACGTATGATGTAATTGTTACCATTCCGGAAAACATGAGCTATCAATTAAAGGCTACGGCTGAGGACCGTACATCCTTCACGGCGCTTTGGATCGGCGATGGAATGAGAATGACTGCACCGGTGCTTCCTGCATTAAAATATTTTGACGGAATGGAAATGATGAATGGTATGATGAATTTTGATGGCAGCATGGATGATATGGGAATGAAAATGAGTGCGCAGAGCATGGATATGAATGTAGTGATGTATCCGGAAATAACAGGTGATGAAAAGGGGGAAGAAAAAAATAAAGTGGTGGAAGAAATGCAGGAAATGCAGCACAGTCATCATACAATGACCGCCGCGTCAGTTAAAGAAATAGTAACCCTGAGTTATACGATGTTGCGTGCTTCCGGAAAAACAACATTGCCCGATGCACCTTTTACAGAATTGCATTTTGAACTTACCGGCAATATGAACCGCTATCAATGGAGCATCAATAACAAAACGATTTCGGAAACAGATAAGATATTGATCCGTAAAGGTGAAAATGTGAGAATCATCATGTATAACAATTCGATGATGCGGCACCCGATGCATTTGCACGGGCAATTTTTCAGGGTGAAAAACGGGCAGGGAGAATATGCGCCATTAAAAAATGTGCTTGACGTAATGCCGATGGAAACAGATACCATAGAATTCGCGGCGCCTTATGAGGGCGACTGGTTTTTCCATTGTCATATTTTGTATCATATGATGAGTGGCATGGGAAGAGTGTTCAGCGTTGGCAGCGATTCGCCCAACATTCAAATTGATACCATCAGGCACGCCAATAGAAAATTTGAACGCGACGACAACATGATTCATTTTCATGCTGCTGTCGCCGCACATACACAAGGCGTTTTTGCAGAAGCGATGTTGATGAATAAGGATTTTGTCTTAGATGGAATGGGCATGGTAAATTATAACGGGGACTATGAGACTGAAATAACGCTCGGCCGTTATTTTGGTCGCATGCAATACTTCAAAACATATATTGGAACTGACATTCGAAAGTTAAATGATGGACACCTCGATGAAGATAATGCAGATAACCGCACCGTTGCCACGTTAGGTATTCAATATCTGCTGCCGTTTTTTCTTCAAACAGATTTGCGTATTGACCATACCGGCAAAGTTCGTTTCCAAATAAGCAGGCATGATCTTGCACTTACTTCACGGCTTCGCTTCGATGGCATGTGGAATACAGACATGGAATATGAATTAGGACTTCGGTATATACTTACAAAGCGTTGGTCCGCTTCGGCGAACTATGACAGTCATTTTGGAGCAGGGGTTGGCGTCACTTTCACCTACTAA
- a CDS encoding SBBP repeat-containing protein, giving the protein MKIQDFYKNTVYTINNLGNACAFHLSRFLLLFPFFLILFFLQNATAQTETWVWAQSAGGIFNEVRGERVVSDNNGHVIVVGTFSAPQITFGSITLNNNGGDDLFIVKMDTNGNVLWAKSAGGDYAEEGYSVAVDDVGNVYVSGEFWSSTVTFGSSTITNSGSADIFLVKYDADGNAVWAVNAIGTDEDKSNAVAVDDAGNVYITGSYISNSISFDGVTLANSQANFEDFFIAKYDNNGNAIWARHASGAGNDKAFGIGTDAAGDVVVTGHFSSGTLNFGTQTLFNSGGFDIFIVKYDQNGNLVWAKNPGGNGYDFNFSMEMDADGNAYVTGYFSSYQLTFGSITITNTGGDDIYVVKYDPSGTALWAQQAGGISYDYGYDVSVDGAGNVFLTGNFQSSNIAFGNINLTNTTGYADYFVVKYNSSGTSQWALNGVSSDYTFGRGCGADDAGNIYVTGLFGNSTLTLGNITLTTFAGATDMFIARYGSSNCNTVYYADADNDSYGNAAVTVTGCSAPVGYVSDSTDCNDADPTIYGPLTWYVDADNDGYGQPEINLVISCVQPAGYVSNPDDCNDLNAAINPGAIEIPNNGIDDDCDGLVDEFGTGISEVENVQSMLSIYPNPAKESFFIQLDLNEEETAALTIEIRNVTGQKIYEEKMPVNKNLFLKEIKFNQSVPEGIYFLTIEKKDEHDASKNKKWTATVVYHQ; this is encoded by the coding sequence ATGAAAATTCAAGATTTCTACAAGAATACTGTGTATACGATCAACAATTTAGGGAATGCATGTGCATTTCACTTGTCTCGTTTTTTGTTGCTCTTCCCATTCTTTCTTATTTTATTTTTTTTGCAAAATGCAACAGCACAAACAGAAACATGGGTTTGGGCACAAAGTGCCGGCGGTATTTTTAATGAAGTGAGAGGTGAGCGGGTTGTGTCTGATAATAACGGCCATGTAATTGTGGTTGGAACTTTCTCAGCTCCACAAATTACTTTCGGCAGCATCACGCTCAACAATAATGGCGGTGATGATTTATTCATCGTAAAGATGGATACAAACGGGAATGTTTTATGGGCAAAAAGTGCTGGCGGAGATTATGCGGAAGAAGGGTACTCCGTTGCAGTTGATGACGTGGGAAATGTATATGTTTCAGGAGAGTTCTGGTCTTCCACTGTTACCTTCGGAAGCAGCACCATCACCAATTCAGGAAGCGCAGATATTTTCCTGGTAAAATATGATGCCGATGGAAATGCAGTATGGGCGGTGAATGCTATCGGAACGGATGAAGACAAGAGCAATGCAGTGGCGGTGGATGATGCAGGGAATGTTTATATCACCGGCAGTTATATTTCTAACAGTATCAGTTTTGACGGGGTAACACTTGCCAATTCACAGGCAAATTTTGAAGATTTTTTTATTGCTAAATACGACAACAACGGAAATGCCATCTGGGCCAGGCATGCTTCCGGCGCAGGCAACGACAAAGCTTTTGGAATAGGTACCGATGCTGCGGGAGATGTGGTGGTCACCGGTCATTTTAGTTCAGGAACACTGAACTTCGGAACGCAAACGCTTTTCAACAGCGGTGGCTTTGATATATTTATTGTTAAATATGATCAAAACGGAAATTTGGTCTGGGCAAAAAACCCAGGCGGTAACGGATATGATTTTAATTTTTCTATGGAAATGGATGCTGATGGCAATGCCTACGTTACCGGATATTTTTCTTCTTATCAACTCACTTTCGGCAGCATCACCATCACCAATACAGGCGGAGATGATATTTATGTAGTAAAATACGATCCAAGCGGAACAGCATTGTGGGCGCAACAAGCAGGTGGCATTTCTTATGATTATGGTTATGATGTATCAGTAGATGGTGCAGGAAACGTATTCCTCACAGGCAATTTTCAATCCTCCAATATTGCTTTCGGAAACATTAATCTTACCAATACCACCGGTTATGCCGATTACTTCGTAGTGAAATACAATTCCTCAGGAACCTCCCAATGGGCACTCAACGGAGTGAGTTCTGATTATACTTTTGGAAGAGGTTGTGGAGCTGATGACGCGGGAAATATTTATGTGACAGGTTTATTTGGCAACAGCACACTTACATTAGGTAACATAACACTTACCACGTTTGCAGGCGCTACCGATATGTTTATCGCGCGCTATGGCAGTTCGAATTGCAATACCGTCTATTATGCTGATGCAGACAACGACAGCTATGGAAATGCAGCGGTTACTGTTACCGGATGCTCGGCTCCTGTTGGATATGTAAGTGACAGCACGGATTGTAATGATGCCGATCCTACTATTTATGGTCCGCTTACCTGGTACGTTGATGCAGACAATGACGGATACGGACAACCTGAAATTAATTTAGTGATCAGTTGTGTGCAGCCGGCGGGCTATGTTTCCAACCCTGATGATTGCAATGATTTAAATGCTGCCATTAATCCCGGCGCAATAGAAATTCCGAACAACGGCATTGATGATGACTGCGATGGATTGGTGGATGAGTTTGGGACAGGCATCAGTGAAGTAGAAAATGTTCAATCAATGTTGAGCATTTATCCAAATCCTGCGAAAGAAAGTTTTTTTATTCAACTTGATTTGAATGAGGAAGAAACAGCAGCACTAACGATTGAAATACGCAATGTTACCGGTCAAAAAATATATGAAGAAAAAATGCCGGTGAACAAAAATTTATTTTTGAAAGAAATAAAATTCAATCAGAGTGTACCGGAAGGAATATATTTTCTCACGATAGAGAAGAAAGATGAGCACGATGCATCGAAAAACAAAAAATGGACAGCAACAGTTGTTTATCATCAATAG